The nucleotide window TTGGATGCGGGATGTTGGGTATTTGATGTCAAATACCTGCATTTTAATTCTTTCAAAAATCATTACATAATTTATAACAATAGTAATACAAAGGAGAAAAACAATAGCCCCGATTGCAGCGGCATCCTTTTTTTTGCAAGGGCTTGAAAAAAGCGAGGGCAAAAAAAGATACAGCACTTCGACAAGCTCAGTATAAACTGCAAGCGGGATTAAGCTCCTAAAAAAAATGGACAAAATAATACAAATCACCTCGGGAAGAGGACCTTTGGAATGTCAGTGGGTAGTTGCCAAAGTTCTGAAGGTCTTTCTTGAGGAAGCAAAACAAAATAAAATCGGTTACGAAATTATTCACCGTGAAAATGGCGATGAAAACCTGACGTTGAAATCTGCAACTTTAGTTTTAAAAGGAAAAGAAGCAAATGAATTTCTGAAAAACTGGCTCGGAAGTATTCTTTGGATTGGGAAAAGCACGTTCAGAAAATTCCATAAAAGAAGCAACTGGTTTATCGGGATTTTTGAACTGGAAGGTTTGGAGAAAATTGAATTTAATGAAAAGGAAATTCAGTTTCAGACCGCAAGAAGTCAGGGAAGTGGCGGACAAAACGTGAATAAAGTGGAAACTGCCGTTCGGGCGACCTATTTAAAAACCGGACAGAGTGTTTTCGTGCAGGATTCCCGTTCGCAACTGGAAAACAAGAAAATTTCAATCATCAGATTAAAAGAAAAAGTGATGGAATTTCACATCCAGCAACTGGAAAAACAAATGCAGGAAACTTGGAACAATCATTTGAATGTTCAGCGGGGAAATCCTATCCGAACATTCTCAGGAACCGATTTTAAAAAGAATCATCAGGAGAAATCTTTTAAAAAAGAAAGACATCAACTGAAAAATGAATTAAAAAACTACAGAAATGACCTTAACTAAAAGTAAATATTATTTCGAAGCACTGGATAATTATCCATACAGCTTGCCGGATTGTCTGGAAGCGTTGAATTATGCGCTTTCCTACGACCCTGAAGATGCAGATTCGCTTTGTCTGATGGGAAGAATCTACAGCGAAATGCTCGATGACTATGAAAAAGCAAAACTCTATTTCGAGGAAGCAATGCAATGTGACTTGACCAATCTGAATACGCCAAAATACTACATCAAATGTCTTTTGGACAACGAAGATTTTCAGGAAGCCGAAAAACTGATTAACTATTCTTTAAGAATCAAAGGAATTGACAAATCGACTTTATGGTTTTACAGAGCTTTGTTGTCTGAGATGAGGGGAAGTTTTGTGAATGCTTGAAGTTTTTAAATGATGCAAAGCAATTCAGTTATAATAAGGAAATGCTAGAATTCATTAAGGACAGAGAGCAATTCGTCAAATCAAAAATGCCGAAAAAGCTGAAGAAAAAATCAGCTAAAAAGAAAAAGGAAACCCATTGAGGTTTCCTTTTTTATTATAATTTTTCGATGGCCGCTACGATTCTACTTTTGTCCACAACCATTGCCTGGATGTGTTCTCCTGTAAATTCGAGGAATTGTTTTGGTTCGGGAGCGTTGGCATAAATCAGTTGTCCTTGCTCAAACGGAACTATTGAGTCGCCTTTGCTGTAGATGAATAGTTTTGGAACATTGCTCAAAGCTTTCACATCTTCTTTTGCAGAGTAAGGTGAAATCAGAGCTTTCTCAATCATTTCCTTGTATTGCGGCGCAAAGTGGATGGCAATATCTGTGAAAGACGCCATTCCGCCATCAACAATCAGTCCTGAAATCTTTGTTGGATTTTCCTTAGCCAAATGCGTTGCAATCTGAGAACCCAAAGAAGCGCCATACAAATAGATTTTTGTGTTTCGAATATCTTTTCTGGCCAAGAGATAATCGAACATTTTTTGACCATCTTCTGCCACATTCAAGTGGGTCGGTTTTCCTGTTGACTTTCCGTAACCTCTCACATCTACCATTACGACCTGGAATCCGTCCTCCACCAATGTTTTGGTGATGTATTGATAAGTTGAAATATTGCCGGCAGCACCGTGAAAAAAGACAATTGTTTTTTTTATTAATTTTGATTCGGGCTTCAAAACGACCGCGGTGATGGTATCGCTTTCAACTGGCAAACTGATGTTTTCGATGTTTTTGAATTCCAGAGGTTTCATTTCTTTCTTGGGCTGATAGAATTTGTCATCCATTTGAGCTTTGGAAAAAATTGATAATAAGATGAGGAAGAACGAGAAGAATACTGATGTTTTCATTGTTTTGATTTTTAATTATGCCTCAAAATTATATTGATGAGACCTTAATTAAAAAAATAATGGTCCGAATGGTCAGAAATTCCGACCAAACTGTCAATTCTCAAGATTAAACAAAAAAAGAGACTTAATAAATTAAGCCTCTTTTGAATTTTATATGGATGAAAAATTAGTCTCTCATTCTTGCGATGACATCTATTCCACCTTTTGTCTTATCTCCGATTTTGCAAAGGATTTCGGTGTCCAGAGGAAGGAAAACATCCATTCTGGAACCGAACTTGATGAATCCGAATTCGTGACCAGCTTTTGCTTTATCTTCAACATTACAATAGAAAACAATTCTTCTCGCCACATATCCTGCAATTTGACGGAAAACAACCTGATGATTGGTCAAACTTTTCACGGCAACAGTCGTTCTTTCATTTTCAGTAGAGGATTTCTCGTGCCAGGCTACCAAATATTTTCCCGGATGGTATTTTTTATAAATCACATCACCACTCACCGGATAACGGCAAATATGAACATTCAAAGGTGACATAAAAATAGAAACCTGAATGCATTTGTCTTTGATGAATTCATCTTCGATTACTTCTTTTATCATCACGACTTTCCCGTCAACTGGCGCAACCACGTTTTCAGTATGGTCAAGAATGGCTCTCGTTGGAACCCGGAAAAACCAAAATATCAATCCCAACATCACTAAAAGCGGAATTAAGATGACCAAAGACCATAATTCTAAATAATAAATGGATATGGCTCCAATGAATGCAATGAACAAAATTGCAACAACCAAGGTCCCTTTTGATTCTTTATGTAGTTTCATATAATTGATTCTAAACTAGTTTTTCTAAGATAAAATAAAGATAGACAACTGGCACGCAGATGATAAAGCTATCCAGCCTGTCCAAAACGCCA belongs to Chryseobacterium sp. KACC 21268 and includes:
- the prfH gene encoding peptide chain release factor H; this encodes MDKIIQITSGRGPLECQWVVAKVLKVFLEEAKQNKIGYEIIHRENGDENLTLKSATLVLKGKEANEFLKNWLGSILWIGKSTFRKFHKRSNWFIGIFELEGLEKIEFNEKEIQFQTARSQGSGGQNVNKVETAVRATYLKTGQSVFVQDSRSQLENKKISIIRLKEKVMEFHIQQLEKQMQETWNNHLNVQRGNPIRTFSGTDFKKNHQEKSFKKERHQLKNELKNYRNDLN
- a CDS encoding phosphatidylserine decarboxylase family protein, coding for MKLHKESKGTLVVAILFIAFIGAISIYYLELWSLVILIPLLVMLGLIFWFFRVPTRAILDHTENVVAPVDGKVVMIKEVIEDEFIKDKCIQVSIFMSPLNVHICRYPVSGDVIYKKYHPGKYLVAWHEKSSTENERTTVAVKSLTNHQVVFRQIAGYVARRIVFYCNVEDKAKAGHEFGFIKFGSRMDVFLPLDTEILCKIGDKTKGGIDVIARMRD
- a CDS encoding alpha/beta fold hydrolase; protein product: MKTSVFFSFFLILLSIFSKAQMDDKFYQPKKEMKPLEFKNIENISLPVESDTITAVVLKPESKLIKKTIVFFHGAAGNISTYQYITKTLVEDGFQVVMVDVRGYGKSTGKPTHLNVAEDGQKMFDYLLARKDIRNTKIYLYGASLGSQIATHLAKENPTKISGLIVDGGMASFTDIAIHFAPQYKEMIEKALISPYSAKEDVKALSNVPKLFIYSKGDSIVPFEQGQLIYANAPEPKQFLEFTGEHIQAMVVDKSRIVAAIEKL